In Sorghum bicolor cultivar BTx623 chromosome 8, Sorghum_bicolor_NCBIv3, whole genome shotgun sequence, one genomic interval encodes:
- the LOC8084386 gene encoding beta-1,4-mannosyl-glycoprotein 4-beta-N-acetylglucosaminyltransferase translates to MARDLPHPPVARRKILRFKFLIPFVLVLSVSVIAVTQYFQSISYLLRPLWDTPPKPFTRIPHYYAPNMSMAQLCQLHGWGILPAPRRVFDAVLFSNELDILEIRYRELLPYVDRFVLLEANSTFTGIPKSLSFFENFSRFGFAGSKIVYDMLSIGDLDTGSHRQPFHVEAYHRRSLNMLIRRSGIAVGDILIMADADEIPTPETVQLLKWCDGIPPVMHLEMKNYMYSFEFPVDDNSWRATAHMYNERTSYRHSRQSNLILADAGWHCSFCFREIKEFVFKMKAYSHADRVKQKSFLNPDRIQKIICNGDDLFDMLPEEYTFTDLFKKMGPIPKSASAVHLPSHLIKNADKFKFLLPGGCLRSE, encoded by the coding sequence ATGGCCAGAGACTTGCCTCATCCGCCCGTAGCTAGACGGAAAATTCTGCGTTTCAAGTTCCTGATACCATTTGTTCTGGTTCTTTCTGTGTCTGTTATTGCTGTCACCCAGTACTTCCAAAGTATCTCCTACCTTCTACGGCCACTGTGGGACACACCGCCTAAACCATTCACCCGCATCCCACACTACTATGCCCCTAATATGTCCATGGCCCAGCTGTGCCAACTCCATGGCTGGGGCATCCTCCCCGCCCCTCGCCGTGTCTTTGATGCTGTCCTCTTCAGCAATGAGCTGGATATTCTGGAAATCCGCTACCGTGAGCTCCTTCCATATGTTGACCGGTTTGTCCTCCTTGAGGCCAATTCCACCTTCACTGGAATCCCCAAGTCACTCTCCTTTTTTGAAAACTTCAGTCGTTTTGGATTTGCTGGATCAAAGATTGTCTACGACATGCTTTCTATTGGAGATCTGGATACTGGTTCTCATCGGCAACCGTTCCATGTTGAGGCCTATCACCGTCGTTCACTTAATATGCTGATACGAAGATCAGGTATTGCTGTCGGTGATATCCTGATCATGGCTGATGCTGATGAGATCCCTACCCCTGAGACTGTGCAGCTGCTCAAGTGGTGTGATGGAATACCACCAGTCATGCACCTTGAGATGAAGAACTACATGTACTCCTTTGAATTTCCTGTGGATGACAACAGCTGGAGAGCAACAGCACACATGTACAATGAGCGCACATCGTATCGCCATTCCCGCCAGAGCAACTTAATCCTGGCTGATGCGGGCTGGCACTGCAGCTTCTGCTTCAGGGAGATTAAGGAGTTTGTTTTCAAGATGAAGGCATACAGCCATGCGGACCGAGTGAAGCAGAAAAGCTTCCTAAACCCAGACAGAATCCAGAAGATCATATGCAATGGGGACGACCTGTTTGACATGCTACCTGAGGAGTATACATTCACTGACCTCTTCAAGAAGATGGGGCCGATACCCAAGTCGGCATCTGCCGTGCATCTGCCTTCCCATTTGATCAAGAACGCAGACAAGTTCAAGTTCTTGCTTCCTGGTGGGTGCTTGAGATCAGAGTAG
- the LOC8070149 gene encoding receptor homology region, transmembrane domain- and RING domain-containing protein 1 translates to MATAQIKSRFLVLYVIVCLMAQMGDANVVLLGNNLTLSFDDIEASFSPGVKGSGVNGVVYASEPLDACSPLTIKAVKGPPSPFALIVRGGCTFDEKVKNAQDAGFKAAIVYDNENSGVLVSMAGSSSGIHIYAVFVSKASGEVLKNFSGHTDVEVWILPTVENSAWSIMGISFISLLAMSAVLATCFFVRRHRIRRDHPRIPEAREFHGMSSQLVKAMPSLIFTKVQEDNCTSSMCAICLEDYSVGEKLRVLPCRHKFHAACVDLWLTSWRTFCPVCKRDAMSGVSEFPATEATPLLSSAVRLPSRPSSFRSSVAASPPRPISRHPSSHSVSRAYSVSSTPQSPNPFRSRTNLPGIHTSRSTADLANMSSPHPRISHLSSAHSLVGSHLSPPISIRYSLPQLAQSGHGSLSPHVSSSYISNSGYGSSSYYYLGGSSQHGSYLRRCGESGPSLSTMAPQSPQQFQSEANVVAGTSSAQSFRQSYLRHCGDSDASLSDMMSAQSLPQQFQSDANVAAGASSAQSLRQSYLRRCGDSDASLSDMTSAQSLPGC, encoded by the exons ATGGCGACTGCCCAGATAAAGAGTAGATTTCTTGTTCTTTATGTCATTGTCTGTCTCATGGCTCAGATGGGAGATGCCAATGTCGTGCTATTGGGGAATAATCTGACCTTGTCCTTTGATGACATTGAGGCAAGCTTTT CTCCAGGAGTGAAAGGGtcaggagtcaatggcgtagtTTATGCTTCTGAACCTTTGGATGCCTGCAGCCCGTTAACAATCAAGGCAGTCAAGGGCCCACCATCCCCCTTTGCATTAATTGTAAGAGGCGGTTGCACATTCGATGAGAAAGTAAAAAATGCACAGGATGCTGGATTCAAAGCTGCAATTGTGTATGACAATGAAAATAGCGGGGTCCTGGTTTCAA TGGCTGGAAGCTCAAGTGGCATACATATATATGCTGTTTTCGTTTCGAAGGCCTCAGGAGAGGTGTTGAAGAATTTTTCAGGCCATACTGATGTAGAGGTGTGGATACTACCTACAGTTGAGAACTCAGCCTGGTCGATCATGGGAATCTCAttcatatcgctgcttgccatgTCTGCTGTATTAGCTACGTGTTTCTTTGTGAGAAGGCATCGGATAAGGAGAGACCACCCTAGAATCCCAGAAGCTAGAGAGTTCCATGGAATGAGCAGTCAATTAGTTAAGGCAATGCCAAGTCTTATTTTCACAAAGGTGCAAGAAGATAACTGTACATCGTCAATGTGTGCCATTTGTTTGGAAGACTATAGTGTCGGAGAAAAGCTAAGAGTGCTGCCTTGTCGTCACA AGTTCCATGCAGCTTGTGTGGACTTGTGGCTAACTTCTTGGAGAACATTCTGTCCTGTATGCAAGCGAGATGCGATGAGTGGAGTATCAGAATTTCCTGCCACAGAGGCTACCCCCTTGCTTTCTTCTGCTGTTCGGTTACCTTCTCGGCCATCTTCATTCAGGTCCAGTGTGGCAGCCTCCCCTCCAAGGCCAATAAGCCGTCATCCTTCATCACACTCAGTTTCTCGTGCTTACTCTGTTTCTAGTACGCCCCAGTCTCCCAACCCCTTTAGATCTCGCACAAACTTACCTGGCATCCATACAAGCAGAAGCACTGCAGACCTTGCAAATATGTCATCTCCCCACCCTCGCATCTCACATTTGTCATCGGCGCACTCCCTTGTTGGCAGCCACCTGTCTCCACCAATCAGCATAAGGTATTCATTGCCCCAATTGGCCCAGTCTGGGCATGGATCACTCAGTCCACATGTCAGTTCATCCTACATCTCGAATTCTGGGTATGGTTCTTCAAGCTACTACTATCTTGGAGGATCCAGCCAGCATGGGTCATACCTAAGGCGATGTGGAGAATCAGGGCCAAGCCTGTCTACCATGGCCCCTCAGTCGCCACAGCAGTTTCAGTCGGAGGCAAATGTGGTAGCAGGCACATCATCAGCTCAGTCCTTTCGGCAGTCCTACCTGAGACACTGTGGGGATTCAGATGCCAGTCTGTCTGACATGATGTCAGCCCAGTCATTGCCACAGCAGTTTCAGTCGGATGCAAATGTGGCGGCAGGCGCATCATCAGCTCAGTCCTTGCGGCAGTCCTACCTGAGACGCTGTGGCGATTCAGATGCCAGTTTGTCTGACATGACATCAGCCCAGTCATTGCCAGGGTGCTGA
- the LOC8084387 gene encoding uncharacterized protein LOC8084387 — translation MRMRRCQPPPLSCLQILSSLRTLEMSCSSNAFPFVQADSHVKYQFPVEHLCFPEWNASGKQLTQLLTYFTRLSDIWLGATTKITGLSVTGQQATEITAPLCSANNVDPTAEDEIVASEEAERGMLLLPPQLQELRIWFCPELSLLRSNPHDDSNEEDGGTGGRGGGLQGLTSLRQLRINNCPKLLSAYSSYSSFSSSFPFPNSLEHLSIDGAVGTRASVPLSNLTSLTSLDISSCGDLRGEGWLSLLAQGHLTKLSVMERPNFFVDSDPSQVHEQEIPSCSSKLQELEIDNVTGFTTAAIHRSLIFSSLTKLKIQYDHRLGRFTEQQEALLFVDSLECIIFFGSSNLQSLPERLHTLHNLKRLQIWSSKAIQMLPKDDLPSSLEELYIMSCPELQSLPKDCLPDSLRKLVIRDCPAIRSLPEVDDLPSSLRELYVSDSRSEELRRQCRKLINIIPIVNA, via the coding sequence ATGAGGATGCGGAGGTGCCAACCCCCACCACTAAGTTGCTTACAAATTCTATCATCCCTAAGGACCCTAGAGATGTCTTGTTCCAGTAATGCCTTTCCATTTGTTCAAGCTGACAGCCATGTCAAATACCAGTTTCCAGTTGAACATTTATGCTTCCCAGAGTGGAATGCTAGTGGGAAGCAGCTAACACAGCTACTCACTTACTTTACAAGGCTGTCAGATATATGGCTGGGGGCAACAACTAAAATAACAGGGCTGAGTGTGACGGGGCAACAGGCAACAGAAATAACTGCACCATTATGTTCAGCTAACAATGTGGACCCAACAGCAGAGGACGAAATAGTTGCATCAGAAGAAGCAGAACGTGGCATGTTGCTTTTGCCTCCCCAACTGCAAGAGCTGCGGATCTGGTTTTGCCCAGAGCTGAGCCTCCTCCGCTCCAATCCACATGACGACAGCAACGAAGAAGATGGAGGAACTGGGGGAAGAGGAGGAGGGCTCCAAGGTCTAACCTCCCTCCGACAGCTGCGAATCAACAATTGCCCCAAGCTCCTGTCCGCCTACTCGTCttattcatccttctcttcttctttcccCTTCCCCAACTCCCTGGAACACCTTTCTATTGACGGAGCAGTGGGCACACGGGCATCAGTGCCTCTATCAAACCTCACCTCTCTCACAAGTTTAGACATATCCAGCTGTGGGGATTTAAGAGGCGAGGGATGGTTGTCTCTCCTCGCCCAAGGCCATCTCACCAAATTATCTGTCATGGAAAGGCCCAATTTCTTTGTTGATTCCGATCCCTCACAGGTGCATGAACAGGAGATTCCATCCTGTTCCTCCAAACTGCAGGAGCTCGAAATAGATAATGTGACTGGATTCACTACTGCGGCCATTCATCGTAGCCTGATCTTTTCCTCGCTCACCAAATTGAAAATTCAATATGATCATAGGTTGGGGCGCTTCACAGAGCAGCAAGAGGCCCTTCTGTTTGTTGACTCCCTTGAGTGTATCATATTTTTTGGCAGCAGTAACCTGCAGTCCCTCCCTGAACGGCTACATACACTTCACAACCTCAAGAGGTTACAAATCTGGTCGTCCAAAGCAATCCAGATGCTGCCCAAGGATGATCTCCCAAGTTCACTTGAAGAATTGTATATCATGAGTTGTCCAGAACTCCAGTCACTGCCCAAGGATTGCCTCCCAGATTCACTGCGAAAGTTAGTGATCAGAGACTGTCCAGCAATACGGTCGCTGCCCGAGGTGGATGACCTTCCAAGTTCACTGCGAGAATTATATGTCAGTGACAGCAGAAGTGAGGAGCTAAGGAGGCAGTGCCGCAAGTTGATAAATATCATTCCAATAGTCAATGCCTGA
- the LOC8070150 gene encoding putative disease resistance protein RGA3, with protein sequence MATAMVSAAFSVVGKALAPLTDGLLKDWAASVELGDNVESLERELKLVKALLEPTAGREIDNSSLKELLEELKELGYDAEDVLDELDYFRIQDELDGTFHAADKHAKGVTHNLALNVRHTAKAVGKQIWLPSCFSSAASSEAKANQGVNRHKAKLNSRSCCNPIHTVGKCFPCSSLPSDPDDDNGDKVDYGMHNNSPQRNLITDNEPPKLRFNRVDASKRMQDVVKKLRLVRQDVSGIIATLGSNWSTVPNIAQSRPVTTSQSIEQKLYGRDLLMNNIIHDITKGKHSTEILTVIPIVGPGGIGKTTLAQHIYHSPDVQDHFDVRVWTCVSLNFNVNKLIEEIQGYIPKIDGESSNGTAGELIRQRLKNKRLLLVLDDIWDCSDEDEWKRLLVPFQKSQVQGNIIIVTTRFPAQAQIVVRKNDQPIYLKGLENKEFEELFLEVIFGDDDQSRKDHTSLLETGFKIACRLKGSPLAAKTVGRLLKTELDLAHWTRILESKEWEHSSGKNDIMPALKLSFDHLPSQLQQCFSFCALFPQDYIFKREELVNFWIGQEVLHSLHGQNKRVEDIGLSHLTELFNYGFLENKVNEDGQTFYIVHDLLHELARKVSSLECLNIESSQSHVSTLEVLPSIRHLSINIDATSAKDRLTLKNSVEDFNTLGRRLKVEKLRTLMIFGEHHGCFVKAFGELFREAKALRVIFLSGTSYNVEDLLHNFYQLVHLRYLWIGGSFRYEARFPNKLSRFYHMMVLDAHHYAYIDVLPRDMSNLGKLRHFHVQDDSTHSSIVEVGKLKSLQELRRFVVKQEDKGFELREIGHLVHLCGSLSIYNLENVRVKEEVDEAKLLQKSRLQELTLHWDNIDRSPIDYTLEEHVLERLKPNNNLLKLSIKGHRGTTCPSWLGTNLSFKSLESLCLDGVAWKTYPPIGDLWTVNRLGTSDNIPNIRFENLRRLELVNLPWLKKWVVHAPCQLFRFLEVLIISGCSQLEELSFQHLACCQQRKEPNVNSFPRLMKLKIKECPQLLSFPPIPWNKALCTINIEGIGSSCLDKFVCEKRFFSPEYDLTIEGKDTIFVYERKKDTIHSKIWNVLDFHSLTGLNTLRMERCQPPPLSCLQILSSLRALEISCSSNAFSFVEADSHVKYQFPVEHLSFHEWNASGKELTQLLTYFPRLSYMLLLAATKITGLSVTGQQATEITAPLCSSNNVDPTAEDEIVASEEAERGLLLLPPQLQDLWIGRCPDLSLLRSNPHDDSNEEDGGTGGRGGGLQGLTSLRRLRIWGCPKLLSAYTSYSSFSSSFPFPNSLEHLEIKGAVGTEVLLPLSNLTSLTSLDISSCGDLRGEGLLSLLAQGHLTKLSVIQTPNFFVDSDPSQVHEQEIPSCSSKLQELQINDVAGFTTAAIHRSLIFSSLTKLNIQFDHKLGRFTEQQEALVFVDSLEDVTFRSCFNLQSLPERLHTLHNLKRLYIRYCEAIQMLPKDGLPSSLEELYISNCPELQSLPKDCLPDSLRELTIEDCPAIRSLPEVDDLPSSLRELYVSDSKSEELRRQCRKLINIIPIVRV encoded by the coding sequence ATGGCGACTGCCATGGTCAGCGCAGCGTTTTCGGTGGTGGGCAAGGCGCTGGCTCCCCTAACCGATGGCTTGCTCAAGGACTGGGCAGCCAGCGTGGAGCTCGGTGACAACGTGGAGTCCCTCGAGCGAGAGCTAAAACTCGTGAAGGCCCTGCTTGAGCCCACCGCCGGCAGGGAAATAGACAACTCGTCACTCAAGGAGCTTTTAGAGGAACTGAAAGAGCTTGGGTATGATGCCGAGGATGTGCTGGACGAGCTGGACTACTTCCGCATCCAGGACGAGTTGGACGGCACCTTCCATGCTGCCGACAAGCATGCCAAGGGTGTCACCCATAACCTGGCCCTGAATGTGCGTCACACTGCAAAAGCTGTTGGCAAGCAGATTTGGTTACCTTCATGCTTCTCATCTGCTGCTTCTTCGGAGGCCAAGGCTAATCAAGGGGTCAACAGACACAAGGCAAAGCTCAACTCCAGATCTTGCTGCAACCCCATCCACACTGTCGGTAAATGCTTCCCTTGCTCATCTTTGCCATCTGATCctgatgatgacaatggtgacaAAGTTGACTATGGCATGCACAACAATTCACCGCAGAGAAACCTTATTACAGATAATGAACCACCCAAGTTGAGATTTAATAGAGTGGATGCCTCCAAAAGAATGCAGGATGTTGTAAAGAAATTGCGACTCGTGCGTCAAGATGTTTCTGGCATTATTGCAACATTAGGTTCAAATTGGAgcactgtcccaaatattgcACAGAGTCGTCCTGTCACCACCTCTCAAAGTATAGAACAGAAACTGTATGGGAGGGACCTTCTAATGAATAACATCATACATGATATTACAAAGGGTAAACACTCTACTGAGATCCTTACGGTTATACCAATTGTTGGTCCAGGGGGCATAGGAAAGACAACTCTTGCACAACATATATATCACAGTCCAGATGTGCAAGACCATTTCGATGTCAGAGTTTGGACATGTGTATCACTCAACTTTAATGTGAATAAGCTGATAGAAGAAATTCAAGGATATATCCCTAAAATTGATGGTGAAAGTAGTAATGGTACTGCTGGTGAGTTAATTCGGCAAAGATTGAAAAATAAGAGGCTATTGCTTGTATTAGATGATATATGGGACTgcagtgatgaggatgaatggaAACGGCTACTGGTGCCATTCCAAAAATCACAAGTACAGGGTAATATAATTATAGTCACCACAAGGTTTCCAGCACAAGCACAAATAGTGGTTCGAAAAAACGATCAGCCAATATATTTGAAAGGCTTAGAAAATAAAGAATTTGAGGAATTATTCCTAGAAGTTATCTTTGGTGATGATGATCAATCTAGAAAGGACCACACATCCTTGCTAGAAACTGGGTTCAAGATAGCTTGTAGACTAAAGGGCTCCCCTCTTGCAGCAAAAACTGTTGGTAGATTGTTGAAAACCGAACTTGATTTGGCTCACTGGACTAGAATCTTAGAAAGTAAGGAATGGGAGCATAGTAGTGGCAAGAATGACATTATGCCTGCACTGAAATTGAGCTTTGATCACCTGCCTTCTCAGCTTCAGCAGTGCTTCTCCTTCTGTGCTTTGTTTCCTCAAGATTACATATTCAAAAGAGAAGAGCTAGTTAACTTCTGGATAGGACAGGAAGTCTTGCATTCATTACATGGTCAAAATAAAAGAGTTGAAGATATCGGGCTAAGTCATTTGACTGAGTTGTTTAATTATGGATTTTTGGAAAACAAAGTGAACGAAGATGGACAAACTTTTTATATTGTTCATGATCTCTTACATGAATTGGCACGGAAAGTTTCATCACTTGAATGCCTTAACATAGAGAGTTCTCAATCTCATGTGAGCACATTAGAAGTCCTACCATCAATTCGCCATTTGTCTATCAACATAGATGCTACTAGTGCCAAGGATAGATTGACTCTCAAAAATAGTGTTGAGGATTTCAATACATTGGGTAGAAGATTAAAAGTTGAAAAACTGCGGACTTTGATGATATTTGGGGAACACCATGGTTGCTTTGTGAAAGCTTTTGGTGAATTGTTTAGGGAAGCAAAGGCCCTTCGTGTGATTTTTCTATCTGGCACATCCTATAATGTGGAAGATTTGCTACACAACTTTTACCAACTTGTCCATCTTCGCTACCTTTGGATTGGAGGTTCTTTTCGATATGAAGCAAGATTTCCTAACAAACTTTCTAGATTCTATCACATGATGGTTCTAGATGCACATCATTATGCTTACATCGATGTTTTACCAAGAGATATGAGCAACCTTGGAAAATTGCGTCATTTTCATGTTCAAGATGATTCAACACACTCTAGTATTGTTGAGGTTGGGAAATTAAAATCACTACAAGAGTTAAGAAGATTTGTGGTCAAACAAGAAGATAAAGGTTTTGAATTAAGGGAGATAGGACATTTGGTACACCTTTGTGGATCATTGAGCATTTATAATCTTGAAAATGTTCGCGTGAAGGAAGAAGTAGATGAAGCAAAACTGTTGCAAAAAAGCCGACTACAAGAGTTGACATTACATTGGGATAATATTGACCGGTCTCCCATAGACTATACACTAGAAGAACATGTTCTTGAAAGGCTTAAGCCAAACAACAATCTTCTAAAGTTATCTATTAAAGGGCACAGAGGAACCACTTGCCCTTCCTGGCTTGGTACCAACCTCTCCTTCAAAAGTTTGGAATCTCTCTGCCTAGATGGTGTAGCTTGGAAAACATACCCCCCTATAGGAGACTTGTGGACAGTTAATAGGCTTGGCACATCAGATAATATCCCTAACATAAGGTTTGAAAATTTGAGAAGGCTAGAACTTGTAAACTTACCATGGTTGAAAAAGTGGGTTGTACATGCTCCCTGTCAGTTGTTTCGATTCTTGGAAGTACTTATCATCAGTGGTTGCTCTCAACTAGAGGAGTTGTCCTTTCAACATTTGGCTTGTTGTCAACAAAGGAAAGAGCCAAATGTAAATTCATTTCCTAGGCTCATGAAGCTCAAGATCAAGGAATGTCCACAGCTACTATCATTTCCTCCCATTCCTTGGAATAAGGCTCTATGCACCATCAATATAGAAGGAATCGGAAGTTCATGTCTTGATAAATTTGTTTGTGAAAAAAGATTTTTCAGTCCTGAATATGATTTGACAATAGAGGGAAAGGATACAATTTTTGTTTATGAAAGAAAGAAGGATACAATTCATAGCAAGATTTGGAATGTGCTAGATTTTCATAGCCTAACTGGACTGAACACGTTGAGGATGGAGAGGTGCCAACCCCCACCACTAAGTTGCTTACAAATTCTATCATCCCTAAGGGCCCTAGAGATCTCTTGTTCGAGTAATGCCTTTTCATTTGTTGAAGCTGACAGCCATGTCAAATACCAGTTTCCAGTTGAACATTTATCCTTCCATGAGTGGAATGCTAGTGGGAAGGAGTTAACACAGCTACTCACTTACTTTCCAAGGCTCTCATATATGCTGCTGCTGGCAGCAACTAAAATAACAGGGCTGAGTGTGACGGGGCAACAGGCAACGGAAATAACTGCACCATTATGTTCATCTAACAATGTGGACCCAACAGCAGAGGACGAAATAGTTGCATCAGAAGAAGCAGAACGTGGCCTGTTGCTTTTGCCTCCCCAACTGCAGGACCTGTGGATCGGCAGGTGCCCAGACCTGAGCCTCCTCCGCTCCAATCCACATGACGACAGCAACGAAGAAGATGGAGGAACTGGGGGAAGAGGAGGAGGGCTCCAAGGTCTAACCTCCCTCCGACGGCTGAGAATCTGGGGTTGCCCCAAGCTCCTGTCCGCCTACACGTCttattcatccttctcttcttctttcccCTTCCCCAACTCCCTGGAACACCTTGAGATTAAGGGAGCAGTGGGCACAGAGGTGCTGCTGCCTCTATCAAACCTCACCTCTCTCACAAGTTTAGACATATCCAGCTGTGGGGATTTAAGAGGCGAGGGATTGTTGTCTCTACTCGCCCAAGGCCATCTCACCAAATTATCTGTCATCCAAACGCCCAATTTCTTTGTTGATTCCGATCCCTCGCAGGTGCATGAACAGGAGATTCCATCCTGTTCCTCCAAACTGCAGGAGCTCCAAATAAATGATGTGGCTGGATTCACTACTGCGGCCATTCATCGTAGCCTGATCTTTTCCTCGCTCACCAAATTGAATATTCAATTTGATCATAAGTTGGGGCGCTTCACAGAGCAGCAAGAGGCCCTTGTGTTTGTCGACTCCCTCGAGGATGTCACATTTCGTTCCTGCTTCAACCTGCAGTCCCTCCCTGAACGGCTACATACACTTCACAACCTCAAGAGGTTATACATCAGGTATTGCGAAGCAATCCAGATGCTACCCAAGGATGGTCTCCCAAGTTCACTTGAAGAATTGTATATCAGCAATTGTCCAGAACTCCAGTCACTGCCCAAGGATTGCCTCCCAGATTCACTGCGAGAATTAACGATCGAAGACTGCCCAGCAATACGGTCGCTGCCCGAGGTGGATGACCTTCCAAGTTCACTGCGAGAATTATATGTCAGTGACAGCAAAAGCGAGGAGCTAAGGAGGCAGTGCCGCAAGTTGATAAATATCATTCCAATAGTGAGAGTCTGA